Proteins encoded by one window of Channa argus isolate prfri chromosome 13, Channa argus male v1.0, whole genome shotgun sequence:
- the LOC137139870 gene encoding taste receptor type 1 member 1-like: protein MKHLIDFLFFMRSFLQVLPQCTVQASEFNLDGRYLLGGLFDIHQVSASVYHDRPEAIDCSSQPFTLSSYRRFQLMRFSVEQINNSTNLLPNVSLGYEIFDHCSDTQNFPGVLNFISDKGLIKPWGKSHMNVSEVIAVVGTYTSTETLTVAPLFMVNLIPMVSYGAASSVLSKKTNFPSFLRTVHPNKDIIEMIFRIVLNFNWRWIAFLYSDNDYGQDGLELLMQTIEGTEICLAYTKGLNYYTDYSEIFKQIDALRINVVIVFAPEWNAEVLINSAIQNNVTNKVWIAGDAWSLNKQLPKEKGIRSIGTVLGIAEPAVTIPGFSDFIYSSTNQSHCKNEGEEKLCNQVCNCSSLTPEDILAADPSFSFPVYSAVYAISYALHNVLQCGAGRCNDNITVYPYMVLAELKKSDFILLNESIHFDEKGDPLFGYYSIVFWNSTGDAQEVGIYQFRPSFYFFINNSKIHWHGTGEVPTSLCSPECPKGYAKLQTGTQKCCFTCKICPNGTYVNSTVDPYTCINCKVTEWSEEGSTSCNLRAVECISFTDIGAILLITAACAFIGLTLAMSILFAINYNTPVVRSAGGPMCFLILGCLCVCSLSVFFYFGKPTISFCILRFLPFILFYTVCLACFVVRSFQIVCIFKIAAKFPQLHSWWMKYHGQWLLISGAFVIQALLLLIGYSYGPPTPYNDISWYPDKIIVDCYINIKATACPVIFLVSLCSLCFIFSYMGKDLPKNYNEAKAITFCLLLLILTWIIFATVYILYHGKLIITFNAVAVLSSLYSFLLWYFLPKCYIIIFQPYKNTQQYFQGLIQNYTKTISQ, encoded by the exons atgaaacatttaattgattttctgtttttcatgagATCTTTCTTACAGGTCTTACCTCAATGCACTGTTCAGGCCTCAGAGTTTAATTTGGACGGACGTTATCTGTTAGGTGGACTTTTTGACATTCACCAGGTCAGTGCCTCTGTTTATCATGACAGACCAGAAGCCATCGACTGTTCCAG TCAACCCTTCACTTTATCAAGTTATCGAAGGTTTCAGTTGATGAGATTCTCTGTGGAACAAATTAATAACTCTACCAACCTACTGCCAAATGTATCTCTTGGCTATGAGATTTTTGATCACTGCTCAGATACACAAAATTTCCCTGGAGTTTTGAATTTTATCTCTGACAAAGGCTTGATCAAACCTTGGGGTAAATCACACATGAATGTGTCTGAAGTGATAGCAGTAGTTGGCACGTACACGAGCACTGAGACACTCACTGTAGCCCCACTCTTCATGGTGAATCTCATTCCCATG GTCAGTTATGGAGCTGCTAGCTCAGtcttgtcaaaaaaaacaaattttccctcttttctacGAACAGTGCATCCAAATAAAGACATCATTGAAATGATTTTTAGAATCGTACTGAACTTCAACTGGCGCTGGATTGCTTTTCTTTACAGTGATAATGATTATGGCCAAGATGGCCTGGAGTTGCTCATGCAGACAATTGAGGGCACTGAAATATGTCTGGCATACACCAAAGGTCTCAATTATTATACAGACTACTCTGAAATATTCAAACAGATAGATGCACTGAGGATAAATGTTGTTATTGTGTTTGCTCCTGAATGGAATGCTGAAGTTCTCATTAATTCTGCAATACAAAACAATGTTACCAACAAGGTGTGGATAGCAGGGGATGCCTGGTCCCTAAACAAGCAGCTACCTAAGGAGAAAGGAATCAGAAGTATTGGAACTGTACTTGGGATTGCTGAGCCTGCAGTGACAATACCTGGTTTCAGTGATTTCATCTATTCTTCAACAAACCAGTCTCATTGTAAAAATGAAGGAGAGGAAAAGCTTTGTAATCAGGTTTGCAACTGCAGTAGCCTGACTCCAGAAGACATCCTTGCTGCAGACCCATCGTTCTCTTTTCCAGTTTATTCTGCTGTATATGCCATCTCTTATGCCTTGCATAATGTTTTGCAATGTGGAGCTGGCAGATGTAATGACAATATTACAGTGTACCCATACATG GTCCTTGCGGAGCTGAAGAAATCAGACTTTATACTTCTAAATGAAAGTATTCACTTTGATGAAAAAGGTGATCCGTTGTTTGGGTACTATTCCATAGTTTTCTGGAACAGTACTGGTGACGCACAGGAGGTTGGGATTTATCAGTTTCGCCCttccttttatttcttcatcaacaacagcaaaattcATTGGCACGGGACAGGAGAA GTACCTACTTCACTGTGCTCTCCAGAATGTCCTAAAGGTTATGCAAAATTGCAAACTGGAACCCAAAAATGCTGCTTCACTTGTAAAATCTGTCCAAATGGAACTTATGTCAACAGCACAG TGGATCCCTACACATGCATCAACTGTAAGGTGACAGAATGGTCTGAAGAAGGAAGTACATCTTGTAATCTGCGGGCAGTAGAATGCATATCATTCACAGACATTGGGGCTATTTTGCTCATTACTGCAGCCTGTGCATTCATAGGCCTGACACTAGCCATGTCTATTCTCTTTGCCATCAACTACAACACACCTGTTGTCAGATCTGCTGGGGGACCAATGTGCTTCCTAATTTTAggctgcctctgtgtgtgtagtCTCAGTGTGTTCTTTTACTTTGGTAAACCAACTATTTCTTTTTGTATTCTAAGATTCTTACCATTCATCCTGTTCTACACTGTTTGTCTAGCATGTTTCGTTGTGCGATCTTTTCaaattgtttgcattttcaaaatagCCGCCAAGTTCCCACAGCTCCACAGTTGGTGGATGAAATATCATGGACAATGGCTGCTCATCAGTGGGGCATTTGTTATTCAGGCACTCTTACTTCTTATTGGGTACTCTTATGGACCCCCCACACCCTACAATGACATATCTTGGTACCCAGACAAAATTATAGTTGATTGTTACATTAATATAAAAGCAACTGCTTGTCCTGTGATTTTTCTTGTATCTCTATGCTCcctttgctttattttctccTACATGGGAAAAGACCTTCCAAAAAATTACAATGAGGCGAAAGCAATAACGTTCTGCCTACTCCTTCTGATCCTCACCTGGATCATCTTTGCCACTGTATACATACTTTACCATGGCAAGTTGATCATAACTTTTAACGCTGTGGCTGTACTCTCCAGTCTATACTCCTTTCTGTTGTGGTATTTCCTCCCAAAATGCTACATTATCATCTTTCAGccctacaaaaacacacagcagtacTTCCAAGGCCTCATTCAGAATTATACTAAAACAATTAGCCAGTAG